The genomic stretch TGATTGTAAAATTGCCGGTTCGTCTTGTTTTGCAACAAAATCATTCCAAGATTCTTTTGATATGTTAGTTAGAAGTTGCATAATAAACTTATTTTATAACAAAATAGACTTTTTGGGCAGTATAATTATGTTATAATATTTTTTATATTCCCTACTCAGAAGAAGAAAAGGAAAAAAGATAAATAAACCTTAGGATTTTTGCCTAGCACTCTTCAGACCTCGAAACCTTATTGTCCATATGCTATACTTTTGAAATGATCCTGATGATCGACAACTACGATTCTTTTACTTACAACCTGGTCCAATATCTTATGGAGCTTGGGGCAGATATACAAACTTTTCGCAATGATAAGATTACAATAGAAGAAATAGAAAAATTAAATCCAGAAAAGATTGTAATATCTCCCGGCCCTAAAACTCCAAAAGAAGCAGGAGTTTCTGTTGATGCAATAAAATATTTTGCAGGTAAAATCCCTATTTTAGGAGTTTGTTTAGGGCTTCAATCCATAGGATATGCTTTTGGGGGAAATATTGTGCAAGCAAAAAATCTTATGCACGGTAAAACCTCACAAATTTATCATGACGGCAAAACAATTTTCAAAGGGCTTAAAAATCCTTTCACTGCTACAAGATATCATTCTTTAGTTGTTGAAAAAGCAAGTCTCCCTGACATATTAGAAATATCAGCTTACACAAAAGAAGATGATGAAATTATGGGGTTGCGTCATAAAGAGCTAAAAATTGAAGGGGTACAATTCCATCCTGAATCTATTTTAACAAATTACGGTAAAGACCTGCTTAAAAACTTTATAAATCTTTAATTATGAGGTAAATGTACGAAGACTGTTCCACTTCGATTCATCACAATCAAAAGGAGAAAATTTCATAACATTTATTGTATTTTCTCTAAGAATATTATATGCTTCGCGATCTGTCTCTTTCAATAAATCTGCTAGTATTCTAAACGCTGACCATGCCATTTCAAACGAAGAGTTATAAGGGATAGATAAAACAGCGCAGGCTTTCGCTTTTACCAGCATAAGATAAACTTTTTCCTTCTCACTTTCTGTTAAAAAATACAATTTTCTTTCGCTGATAAACTCAGCATGTGAAAAAAAAACTTTAAACTTAGGAAGTATACGTCCATTAACGCCAACATTTTCTCCCCTGCCAAGACGAATCCCCTCTATCCACTCTCCCGCAATTAAAGCATTCCATATCCCAAAGGGAAATAGATCAGAAGATATAGTCCCCAAAGGAGTTTCATTGTTTGCAAACTGTCTTTTTATTAAAATTGCAATAGATTCAACACCGAATCCTTCATAAGGCATTTGGAGTTTACCACTTTCAAGCAATTTTGCTTCCTCCAATAAACGCCTTAGAACAAATTCAACTCCTCCGGTTTTAATAGCTTGAAGAAGTCGACTATTTACCACGGGCAAACCTATCCCTTTAAGCGTAGCTTTAAGCTCATCTGTAAAAAGCTCAATATTCCCTTCTCTGACATATCGTAGAGTACCCATAAGTTCTATAGAAACTTTGCGTTCTACTGTGTTTAAAAATTCAAATGAAATGGTTTTTCTATTTAACATTATATCTTCACCCTGATTATGATAACCGGGGGATTCATCCCTTCACTTTTATTTTTTCTCGGGATTCCAATAAAATTTCAGGCCAAAAAGGATCGTGTCAATTCTATTTAGACTCTCGAGATTTATTTCATCTTCATTTATCTTAAGCATTGATTTTTCTATAGTTTATTATCGATTCTCAAAAAAATAAATTTCACCCCGATTAGGAAATCGGGGTTCAGGGGAAAAAAGAGAGTGTTGCAAAATGCTTATTTTTGAAAAAGATAAATTTACCAACAGTCCCAAGAAGGGAAAAAGAAAGAAAGTAAAAAAAACATTGAGCTTATTCTTTTATTCCAACATTCATGCCCTCTACAACAAAACTTTGAGAATATTTCTTTTTTATCTCCTCACAAATTTCATAAGCTTTTTTCTTATCACAAACAAGTCCGAAAACCGAAGAACCAGAGCCAGACATAAGAGATTGCAAACAACCTAAACTTAAAAGCCTGTTTTTGATCTCTCCTATCTCATGGTGTTTTGGTAAAACAACTTTTTCAAGATCATTTTTTAATACTAATTCCCCATGCTGTAAAAATCCATCAATATAGTTTTCTTTTTCGATAAAAGACTTCTCAAAACTATCATAAACTGATTTTGTTAAGATCGATAGCTTGGGTTTAACTAAAACGTAATATTTTGTTTCTCCATCATAAGATTCTGTCTCATCAGCACAAAATTTTGTGCCACTATTATCTATTTTTTCTACAAGCTCACCCCTCCCTCTGCACCGGCAAAAACCTCCCGTCAAACAAAAAGAGACATCCGACCCTATTTGGGCTCCTAGCTCTAAAAGTTCTTTTTCTGACAAATTGGCGTCAAACAACCTATTTAACCCGATTAAAACAGCCGCAGCATCGGAAGAGGCGCCTCCAAGTCCGGCTTCAGTCGGAATATTTTTTCTGATATCAATCTTAACGCTAGGCTCTAATTTAGTTTTATAAAAAAACAGCTCTGCAGCTTTGTAAGCAGTATTTCTCTTGTCATTAGGAATGTTTGGATCATTTAAAAAAAGTTCAATGCCGGATTTTTTTTTATCAACTAAAATTTCATCATATAATGAAACGGACTGCATTAAAGAATCTATTTCATGATAACCATCCGCCCGTTTACCTAAAATTTGAAGTATGAAATTTATCTTTGCAAAAGCTTTTAATTTTATCACTTAGAAGAAGTCAGTTTCATTAACTTAGATTTTTTACGGGATGCCAGATTTTTAGAAATGACTTTTTTACTTGCGGCTTTATCAAGAGCTTTTATGGCTTTGCGAATATCTTCGGTTGATTTTGTCTTTAACGCAGCCTTTAATCCCTTTCTTATCGCATCCTTGTAAACCAAATTTCTTTTTCTGTTTCTTGCCGTAATTTTTATTCTTTTAATCGCAGACTTAATATTAGCCATCTATTCCTCCTATTTAACCTCTTTCAAAAACCTTCTTGACAAATTAAACATCAAAACTGTATAATTTTAACATATGTAAAAAAATCTCGCAACCAATTTGGCTTTCAGATCCACGCTTTTCGTTATTTCCAAAGAAAAAAATAAAGAGGTAAAATGTCAATCCACGAATGGTTTCTAAGAAAAAAAACAGAAAAACAACAAAAAAATGGCGCATCAGAAAGACTAAATATTCCCGAAAATCTATGGCTTAAATGCCCTTCCTGCAAATCAACAATATACATAAAAGAGT from candidate division WOR-1 bacterium RIFOXYB2_FULL_36_35 encodes the following:
- a CDS encoding anthranilate/aminodeoxychorismate synthase component II (TrpG; with TrpE catalyzes the formation of anthranilate and glutamate from chorismate and glutamine; TrpG provides the glutamine amidotransferase activity) translates to MILMIDNYDSFTYNLVQYLMELGADIQTFRNDKITIEEIEKLNPEKIVISPGPKTPKEAGVSVDAIKYFAGKIPILGVCLGLQSIGYAFGGNIVQAKNLMHGKTSQIYHDGKTIFKGLKNPFTATRYHSLVVEKASLPDILEISAYTKEDDEIMGLRHKELKIEGVQFHPESILTNYGKDLLKNFINL
- a CDS encoding 4-(cytidine 5'-diphospho)-2-C-methyl-D-erythritol kinase: MKLKAFAKINFILQILGKRADGYHEIDSLMQSVSLYDEILVDKKKSGIELFLNDPNIPNDKRNTAYKAAELFFYKTKLEPSVKIDIRKNIPTEAGLGGASSDAAAVLIGLNRLFDANLSEKELLELGAQIGSDVSFCLTGGFCRCRGRGELVEKIDNSGTKFCADETESYDGETKYYVLVKPKLSILTKSVYDSFEKSFIEKENYIDGFLQHGELVLKNDLEKVVLPKHHEIGEIKNRLLSLGCLQSLMSGSGSSVFGLVCDKKKAYEICEEIKKKYSQSFVVEGMNVGIKE